From one Mytilus trossulus isolate FHL-02 chromosome 10, PNRI_Mtr1.1.1.hap1, whole genome shotgun sequence genomic stretch:
- the LOC134687057 gene encoding zinc finger protein 862-like — protein MSTPVKRRKVNSTLLQWVTKPNTEADNDLIVGPICSATSPVSAKKSSHRQSGVDPSWKKTFPWVLFTDNEKGMLCSFCTKFNMKSKNGSGVWVSVPCTYLVRDSLLRHAKTNMHIEATDLEANSILAGKGQSIQSAVEHHTSLEKTALIGAFKIMYWLAKEEIPHTTHFASLLDLAKNLGCDYLNLLQKGESVNYTSQHIMQEMLHSLSLQISTPVIDAIQQSTYYSLLVDETTDVSVLKQLTVMARYFNQDLELKTSFLTLIDVPDGKADTLVAALKQFMTENQLPAHSFIGLGSDGAAVMVGKKTGVATQLKADLNSELINIHCIAHRLALAAAQASNNIPYLQKFKSILKQLFYYYQNSAVRMSSLKQLEHILGDPAIKLKEVGDTHWLSHETAVRAVSQCLPSLIASLEREASERHDATAAGLATFVKSPSFVCTLAMLSDVLPHLNRLSKLFQKTSVDFTLVDPLVSSTQMTLLRLLEYPADNMTNLPTRFEQLEEYGVKGSETDITSFKERIYHQYINNVVENLHQRFPDTNILDALSVFDPELIDKEDPSLHEWLQHQKLKTLSDHFTSVGSFEKVKTEFHSLRQLIAVNMKDHSLRDAMLKVIQMGDLYPALAKYCMIALVLPVSTADCERSFSTMARIKSVLRNRLSQRVLNQLMCISIEGPSSSDFNFASCVSAFGQIRKRKLTTD, from the exons ATGTCAACTCCTGTTAAACGTCGTAAGGTGAACAGTACACTGCTACAGTGGGTTACAAAACCCAACACAGAAGCCGATAATGACTTGATTGTTGGTCCTATATGTTCTGCAACATCACCAGTTAGTGCAAAGAAATCCTCACACAGACAGTCTGGTGTAGACCCATCATGGAAAAAGACTTTTCCTTGGGTTTTATTCACAGAtaatgagaaag GTATGCTTTGCAGTTTCTGCACAAAGTTCAACATGAAGTCAAAGAATGGGTCTGGCGTATGGGTGTCTGTTCCGTGTACCTACTTAGTTAGAGATAGCTTACTACGACATGCCAAGACAAACATGCACATAGAAGCTACCGACCTTGAGGCCAACTCCATTCTTGCAGGCAAAGGCCAGAGTATTCAGTCAGCTGTAGAACATCACACCTCCTTAGAAAAGACAGCCCTGATTGGTGCCTTCAAGATCATGTACTGGTTAGCCAAAGAAGAGATTCCACACACAACTCATTTCGCTTCACTTCTAGACTTAGCCAAGAACCTTGGATGTGACTATCTCAACTTACTGCAGAAAGGTGAAAGTGTCAACTACACCAGCCAGCATATTATGCAGGAGATGTTACACAGCCTTAGTCTACAGATTTCTACACCCGTTATAGACGCCATTCAGCAGAGCACCTACTACTCATTACTAGTTGACGAGACAACAGATGTGTCCGTGCTAAAACAGTTGACAGTTATGGCCCGATACTTCAACCAGGACTTAGAG TTGAAGACATCATTTCTGACACTCATCGACGTTCCAGATGGTAAAGCAGACACCTTAGTCGCAGCACTCAAGCAGTTCATGACAGAAAACCAGTTACCTGCACACTCGTTTATTGGTCTGGGTTCAGATGGTGCTGCAGTAATGGTTGGCAAGAAGACAGGG GTTGCTACACAGTTGAAAGCAGACCTAAATAGTGAACTGATCAACATACACTGCATTGCACACAGGTTAGCCTTGGCAGCAGCTCAAGCTTCAAACAACATACCCTATCTCCAGAAATTCAAGTCTATACTGAAACAGCTTTTCTACTACTACCAAAACTCAGCAGTACGAATGAGTAGTTTAAAGCAGTTAGAG CACATTCTTGGTGACCCTGCCATCAAACTGAAAGAGGTCGGTGATACTCACTGGTTGTCACATGAAACTGCAGTCCGTGCTGTTAGCCAGTGCCTACCATCGCTCATAGCCAGCCTTGAGCGTGAAGCATCAGAACGTCATGACGCCACTGCAGCAGGTCTAGCTACTTTCGTTAAGAGTCCTTCCTTTGTTTGTACCCTTGCCATGCTTAGTGATGTTCTACCTCATCTAAACAGATTATCCAAGCTCTTCCAGAAGACATCAGTTGACTTCACCTTAGTGGATCCCTTGGTTTCCTCAACACAGATGACACTCCTACGTCTACTTGAATACCCTGCTGACAACATGACCAACCTACCAACCAGATTCGAGCAACTTGAAGAGTACGGTGTAAAAGGGTCAGAGACTGACATCACATCATTCAAAGAAAgg ATTTACCACCAGTACATCAACAACGTCGTTGAGAATCTTCACCAGAGGTTTCCAGACACCAACATTCTTGATGCCTTGTCAGTGTTTGATCCAGAACTTATTGATAAAGAAGACCCCTCACTCCATGAGTGGCTCCAACATCAAAAGCTGAAG acCCTGTCAGATCACTTCACTTCAGTTGGGTCCTTTGAGAAGGTAAAGACAGAGTTCCACTCTCTTAGACAACTTATTGCAGTCAACATGAAAGACCATTCACTGAGAGATGCCATGCTTAAAGTAATACAGATGGGTGACCTGTATCCTGCTCTTGCCAAGTACTGCATGATTGCTCTAGTCTTGCCAGTATCAACTGCTGATTGTGAGAGGTCCTTCTCCACCATGGCTAGGATTAAGTCTGTTCTCAGAAACCGCCTCAGCCAAAGAGTACTGAACCAGCTAATGTGCATCTCTATTGAAGGCCCATCATCAAGTGACTTTAACTTTGCATCATGTGTTTCTGCTTTTGGTCAGATCAGAAAAAGAAAGCTAACTACTGACTAA